The Trichosurus vulpecula isolate mTriVul1 chromosome 3, mTriVul1.pri, whole genome shotgun sequence genome includes a window with the following:
- the LOC118841123 gene encoding LOW QUALITY PROTEIN: 28S ribosomal protein S33, mitochondrial-like (The sequence of the model RefSeq protein was modified relative to this genomic sequence to represent the inferred CDS: substituted 2 bases at 2 genomic stop codons) gives MSSLSEHIMRMAHLSAQIFGEVASPTDTKSIKVVKLFSEQPLAKRKEAYAWYPPHNHHFALMWKLHFFGLYRDEHQDFKEKXMXLKKLHGKGKPNKDEGKRSAAKK, from the coding sequence ATGTCATCCCTTTCAGAACACATCATGCGAATGGCTCACCTCAGTGCTCAAATATTTGGGGAAGTTGCCAGCCCCACTGATACCAAGTCCATAAAAGTAGTGAAGTTGTTTAGTGAACAGCCTTTGGCCAAAAGGAAGGAAGCTTATGCCTGGTATCCCCCTCACAATCACCATTTTGCTCTCATGTGGAAACTCCATTTCTTTGGTCTTTACAGAGATGAACATCAAGATTTTAAGGAAAAGTAAATGTGACTAAAGAAGCTTcatggaaaaggcaaaccaaacaAAGACGAAGGGAAAAGATCAGCTGCAAAGAAATAG